CGGCCTGATGGAGGTCGGCCACGGATCGGAGCTGTCCGGGGTTGCCTTTTGCCACCAAAAGGCCCTGCTCCCTGCGGCAGAAATTGACCACAGCCGGCATTTGCCCCACCTCCCGGCCGGCATGGGAAAAATTGTATTCAGATCCGTTTTCTTCCATGAGATGGCTGCCGGCCATGTGGCAGCATTCCCGGCGCAGGGCCCTGAGTCCGCCCATACTGCCCGTGTTGCCAAACACGGCGATATGGTCCGGAAACTGCCTGTTAAACCATGAAATGGTTTGATCCAAAAGCGGGTCGTTGCTGCCCACAATGATCAGCAACCCGGTCTCGGGAAGCCGCTTTGCCGGGGAATCCGGGTAATTGATGGTGCTGGCCTCGATCCACTGGTCCACCAGATGCCGGGGAAACAGCCATTTGCCGGTGATTTTTGACGCCGGCAAGCCCTTTTCAGCCACCAGTGAATAAACCATCTTTTCATTGACACCGATATAGGCGGCCACTTGCTTTGTGGTCAGCAGGGTTACCATTTGCCGTCTCCTTTCGCAAAGCATCCTTTGATAGCGCCGTAAAAGTCCAATATCTGCGTTACCCGCAATTTATCAGAACTTCACGTACGGATAAGCACTTTGCATTCTTCGAAATTGCGCAAGCCTTGATCTTGAACTGTTTACCGCACCATCTAAAAGTAGACTTTTTACGGTGCCAACATCCTTTGGTTGGCATGAAAACGCAGAATATCAGAACCGGAGTTTTAATCAAAGCCCAATATGTCCTGCACATGTGGATTGGGGATCGGTTCCGCGCCATGCCAGCGTATTTTTCTGTCATCTGGCAGGGTTGTTTTAGTTTGTTTTAGTCTCTTGACACGTCACTTGCAGTGGGGTAAACTACCCGATCTAATTAAAAAAATAAAGGCTGCCGGATGAAACACAAAGATTCAGATTGAGACAAAACGATTCAGTAAAGGAGAGATTCATGGAAGATGATAAGGGCACCGGCAAAATCCGGATACTTCTTGTTGATGACGAGAAAGACTTTGTCGACACCCTTTCCCAGCGCATGCAGATGCGGGATCTGAGCGCGGATATCGCCTTAAACGGGGAAGAGGCCCTCGAACAGCTCA
Above is a window of Desulfosalsimonas propionicica DNA encoding:
- a CDS encoding helix-turn-helix transcriptional regulator, with product MVTLLTTKQVAAYIGVNEKMVYSLVAEKGLPASKITGKWLFPRHLVDQWIEASTINYPDSPAKRLPETGLLIIVGSNDPLLDQTISWFNRQFPDHIAVFGNTGSMGGLRALRRECCHMAGSHLMEENGSEYNFSHAGREVGQMPAVVNFCRREQGLLVAKGNPGQLRSVADLHQAEIRVVNRGPETGTRLLFDRMLEQAGIDPQSLAGYENEVSRHIDVGIEILAGRADAGPGIRAVAGMLGLDFISLRWERYDMLISKDHFFDRPVQDFLAVFHDPGFQRMAAGWQGYDISLSGKMIFPGQ